A window from Maribacter dokdonensis DSW-8 encodes these proteins:
- a CDS encoding glycoside hydrolase family protein, with translation MRNRLLVICCLLVSIVHSQNNILDKLGVAPVEGGLIMEDYWVWGSSVIKGEDGKYHMYASRWPKYLKFHPGWMIASEIVHAVSDSAEGPYEFKDVALGARGAQYWDGRSCHNPKIVKYKENYLLYYMGSTHPFEELTEENSDALTLDSKWCIAGRWGKRVGLATSKSPNGPWKRLDTPILDVKPDSFYSYITSNPSPLIKKDGSVVLLFKGRSYREDKITHTDQFIGVATADSFDEKYSVVGNEPLFSAYKFGEVEDPHVWSDDNGFHMIAKDMTGAITDGYHGGVLAHSKDGIQWALDKNPLAYTREVTWNNGQTIEQGQLERPFVLVEDGEPTHIFFATMDGPGGFGNGTKTWNMVIPLTDNK, from the coding sequence ATGCGAAATAGACTTTTAGTAATATGCTGTTTACTCGTTTCTATAGTTCATAGCCAAAACAATATTTTAGATAAATTGGGTGTAGCACCAGTTGAAGGCGGACTCATTATGGAAGATTATTGGGTTTGGGGAAGTTCTGTGATAAAGGGAGAAGATGGAAAATATCATATGTATGCTTCAAGATGGCCAAAATATTTAAAGTTTCATCCTGGGTGGATGATCGCTTCTGAAATTGTACATGCCGTTTCAGATTCAGCTGAAGGTCCTTATGAATTTAAAGATGTTGCGCTTGGAGCTAGGGGTGCACAGTATTGGGATGGTAGGTCTTGTCATAATCCAAAGATTGTGAAATATAAAGAGAATTATTTGCTTTATTATATGGGATCTACACATCCGTTTGAAGAGTTGACAGAAGAAAATTCAGATGCGCTAACATTAGATAGCAAATGGTGCATAGCCGGTAGATGGGGTAAAAGGGTAGGTTTAGCCACTTCTAAGAGTCCAAATGGACCATGGAAACGGTTAGACACTCCAATTTTAGATGTAAAACCAGATTCTTTTTACAGCTATATTACTTCAAATCCTTCGCCATTGATTAAAAAAGATGGTTCTGTGGTATTGTTATTTAAAGGTCGAAGCTATAGAGAAGATAAAATTACGCACACTGACCAGTTTATAGGTGTGGCTACGGCAGATTCTTTTGATGAAAAATATAGCGTTGTTGGTAATGAACCACTTTTCTCGGCATATAAATTTGGGGAAGTGGAAGACCCACATGTATGGAGCGATGATAATGGTTTTCATATGATAGCGAAAGATATGACGGGTGCAATTACAGATGGGTATCATGGTGGGGTGCTAGCACATTCTAAAGATGGAATTCAATGGGCATTGGATAAAAATCCCTTGGCATATACCAGAGAAGTAACTTGGAATAACGGACAAACTATTGAGCAAGGTCAGTTGGAAAGACCGTTTGTTTTAGTTGAAGATGGCGAGCCAACCCATATTTTCTTTGCCACAATGGATGGTCCAGGAGGATTTGGTAATGGCACAAAAACATGGAATATGGTAATACCACTAACAGATAATAAATAA